The nucleotide sequence CAGAAACGACGATAGAGCAAGAGCCAGAGCGCCCCAGAGACAAAAGCCAGGGGCGCGAGAGAGCAAGAGCCCCAAAAGCGCGacgagagagcaagagccagagCGCGAGAGAGCAAGAGCCCGAGCGCAAAAGAGGGAAGAGCCAGAGCGAGAAAAAGCGAGGAGAGACAAGAGCCAGGGGCGCGGGGAGAGCAAAagccagaggggaggggagagcaaaaGCCAAGGGGCGAGAGGCAAAGAGCCAGAGCGACTAGAAAGCAAGagccagagagacgagagagcaagagccagagcgcgagagagcagagccagagcgaagagagagcaagagccagagcgaggagagcgaggagagagcaagagccagagCGCGAAAAGAGCGGAGCCAAAGCGCGAGGAGCAAGACCAGAGCCGAGAGGCAAAAGCCAGAGcgcgagagagcaagagccagagCGCGAGGGGACAAGAGCCAGAGCGCGAGAGAGAAGGCCCGAGCGCGAAAAGGGAGCCAGAGCGCGAGAGAGCAAAAGCCAAGCGGAGAGAGCAAGGCCAGAGCGACGGAGAGCAAGAgccagaggacgagagagggaaaaggcccAAACGCGGGAGCAAAAAGCCAGAGCGACGAAGAGCGGAGCCCCGAGCGCGAGATAAACGAGAGGCCCCGAGCCGAGAGGCGAGAGGGCCAAAGCCGCGGGGAAAAAAGAGCCAAAGCAGGAGAGAGCCCAAAAGCCAGAAAACGCGAGAGAGCAAGAAACCAGAGCGACGAAGGGGAGCAAAgccagagagacgaggggagcgAGAGCCAGAGGGGAGAAGAACGAGGGGGAAGCCCCAAAAGCccgagcgagagaaagggaagagccaGAGAGACGATAAAAGCAGAGCCAAGCCGAGAGAGCAAGAGCCAAGAGCCCAGGGGAGCAAGAGccagggagacgagagagaaaaagccgAGCGAGAAGAGCGAGGAGGGGCAAAAGGGCCCgaacaagagagagcaagagccagagCGACGAAGAGACCCAAAAGCCCGCAcagaagagtgaaaagagagcAAAAGCCCGAaacgaggagagagcaagagacgagTTTGGGGCAAAAGCCAGAGCGCGGGGGAGAGCAAGACCAAAAGCGCGAGAAAACCCCGGGGCCAGGCGAGAAgagccggggggaaaagggggcggggggggggggggggggggggggggggggggggggggggggaaaaagggggggggggggaggggggggaggaaaaggggggggggagaggggggggggagggaaggagggggggggggggaggggtggggaggggggggggggggggggggggggggggaagagagcaaGAGCCAGAGCGAACGGAGAGCCCAAAAGGGGCCCGAGGGGACCGGGGAGAGCAAAAAGCCAGAGCACGAGAGAGCAAAAACCCGAGCGCGGGGGGGGCAAGAACCAGAGCGGGAAAAGAGCGGGGCCAGAGCGCGAAAAGGGGCAAAAAGCCAGAGCGCAAAAGAGCAAGAGCCCGAGCGACGAGAAAAAAAAGGCCAGAGCGACGAGGGGGCAAAAGCCAAGCGCGAGAAGAAGGCCCGAGcgcgaggaaggggggaaaaaaaacaaagccaaaagcGCGAAGAGCAAGAGCCAAGCCGGAGCAAGAGGGCCCgagcgcgagagagaaaaaaacccgagGCGAAAAGAGCAAGAGCCAGAGCGCGAAAAAGAGCAAGAGCCCGAGCGAGGAAAAGccgggaaaaagaaacaaaagccgAGGGCGGAGGGAGCAGAAACCAGAAGCGCGAGGAGGCAAGAGCCccgaggggacgagaggggaaaaaCCAGAGCCCCCGAGAGAGCAAGAgccgaggcggggggggggggcgaagaggggcAAGAGCcaagggggacgaggggaggcAAAAAGCCAGAGGCGGAGAGCAAGAGCCAGAGCgcgaaaacaaaaccaaagaacAAGGAAGCGCGAAGGGCAAGAGCCAGGGGCGCGGGGAGAGCAAGAGCCAGAGCACAGAGAGCAAAGCCCGAGGACGAAGAGGCAAAAGCCAGAGGACGGGGAGAGCAAGAGCCAGAGCGAAGAGGGGAGCAAGAGCCCAAACgaggagagcggggggaggggagcaagggGCCGGGGCGCGAGGGGAGCGAGAGCCCGAGCGCGGGAAAAGagcaaaagggcccaaaaccgAGGGGACAAGAGccaggcggggagagagggaagaaaccaGAGCGCGAAGAGAGCAAGAGCCAGAGCGCAAGAGAGCAAAAAAGCCCGAgcgagaaagcgaggagagaccCAAAAGCCCCGAGCGGGAGAGCAAAGACCAGAGCCGGAGAGCGAGGCCCGGGGCGCGAAGAGCAAGagccagaggggagagagggaaaaggggcccgAGCGCGAGGGGAGCAAGAGCCAGAGCCAAAAGACAAGAAAACCCGGAGCGGAGGAAAAGCCCGAGCGCGAAAAGAGCAAGAGCCGaagggggagagagcaagagccagagcgggaaaggggagaagagccCCGAGCGCGGAGAGCAAAAAGCCAGAGCGCGCAGAGAGCAAGGAGCCAAAGcgcgagagagcaagagccagagcgcgagagagcaagagccagagcgcgagagagcaagagccagagCGCAAGAGAGGCCCAAAGCCCGGGGAGAAGACGGCCCAGGAGGGGGAAGAGCAAGAAACCCGAGCGGAGAGAGCAGGGgccagagcgcgagagagcgagaaacccgacgcgagagggggggggggggggagagccagaGCGGCCGGAAAAGGCAAGAGCCAGAGCGGAAAGGGGAAACAAGAGCCCGagcgcgagagagcaagagagaggagggagcaagagccagaggggaggggagcaagaGCCGAAGCGGGGAGAGCAAGAGGCCCGGAGCGCGAAGAGAGCAAGAGCCAGGGTTCCCCGGGGAGCAAAGCCAAGCGGCGAAAAGAGCAAGAgccaaaaaacgaaaagaggagagCCAGAGCGCCGGGGGCAAAAGCCAGAGCGCGAGAGAGCAAAACCAGAGCGCGAGGGGAGCAAGAgccagaggaagggggagagcaaGACCATGACGCGAGAGGCAAAGCCAGAGCGAAAAAAGAGGGGGCGAGAGCCAAAAAGCCCGCGAAGGGGAGGCCAAAAGGGCCCGAGCGACAAGACCAAAGCcagacggaaggggaggggaaaagaaaaaagatgagaggagagagcaaggaaaaaggggaaaagcgaaaGCCAAAGCGACGAGAGACCCAAAAGGGCCCGAGGAGGAGGGAAACAAGagccgagagagaagagagcaagagccagagaaagagagcgagagccaaaaaggaaaaaaaaaaaagagcgaaaagaaaaaccgaggggagagagcaagagccaaGCGACGAGAGAGCAAGAGCCAAAAGAGAAGTTTGAAAAAGAGGGCCAGGAGGCAAAAAGGCCCAGAGCGAGGAGCAAAAGGGGCGGAAAAGGCAAGAGCCGGGGAGGGGAAAACAAGGGgccagagggggagaggaggcgagagcaaaagaaaacgagagagcaaAGGGCCCGGAGCGGGGGAAGAAAGCCCGGGGGGAGAGGCAAGAGCCCGAAGAAGAGAGGCAAGAgccagaggaagaagacaaaaagcCAAAACCAGAAGGGGAAGAGAACCAAAAGCCAGAtgaggagagagcaagaaaagggggaaaaagcaaggCCAGAGCGACGAAAGACAAGAGCcagagaggggagagcaagagCCAGAGAGGGCGAAgagcaagagccagagagaggaaagagcaagaAACCCCGAGCGAGGGGAAAGCAAGagccggagagggagagagaagagccaAAAGGCGGGAGAGAACAAGAGCCAGAACCCAGGGAGAGCAAAAGCCAGAGCGCGAAAGCAAAGCcagaaaggaaaaggggcaagAGCCAGAGCCCGAAAAGAGCAAGGCCAGAGGCAAGAGACAAGAGGAAAAGCGCAAGAAAAGGGAAGAGCCAGAGCGGAGAGAGCAAGAGCCAGGCGAGGAAAAGGCGGGAGGGGAGCAAGAGCCAGAAAGGCGAGGGGAGCAAGAGCCCGAGGAGGGGAGGCAAGagccagaggaggagagagcaagagccaggagggagagagcaagaagacccagagagagaaaagcaaggcaaaaaagggggaggaggggagcaagaccagaggaagagaagcaagggccagagagaggaaagaaagcccgccagaaagaagaggggaaaaagcaaaagccagaggaggagagcaagagggcccgggaaagagagagcgaaaggagccaaggggagggaaagagcaagagccagagcgcgaaaaagagcaaaaagcccgaaaagggggagagagcaagagcccAAGGGACGAGGAGCAAGAGCCAGAAACCCAGAAAAGAAAAGGACGGGAGACAAGAGCCCGCGCGAGAGACCCAAAAGCCAGGGCGGAGGGGGAGCAAAAGCCCGAGCGAAGAGAGCAAAGCCAAGCGccagagagagcaagagccaaagggggggagagaaaagcccAAAAGAGCCAGAgcgagaagagcgaggagagagcaagagccagGCGACAAAAGGCAAAGGCCcgagcgaggggagagaaaaagccaggggggaggagagagcaagagccagGGACGAGGGGAGCAAAAAGCCAGAGCGAGGGGAAAGAAACAAGAAGCCCaaacggaggggaaaaagaggagagggaagggagccaAAAGCCGGAAGGGGAGAGCAAAAgccagagcgaggagagagggaaaagccaACGCccagaagaaaagagggagaggggcaagagccaaaggaaaagaaagaaaaaaaaaaaaaaaagaaaaagaaaggaaagggggaagagagagcaagagccaaGCGAGGGGAAGCAAGaccgagcggggggaggggggagaggagagagcaagagccccgagggggaaaaaaggggagcaaAGGGGccagaggaggggagagcaagagccagaggacgagagagcaaagagacgaggagaaaaaaaggaaaaaaaaggggaggaggggagcaagAGCCGGCGACGAAAAGACAAAAGCCAAACGGCGAGGGGAGCAAAACCAGAGCGGAGGAGAAAAACCCGAGCCAAAAAGCGGGACGGGGGAGAGCAAGAGCCAGGAAACGAGGAGAGAGCAAAAGCCAGGGGGGAAAGGACGAGAGAAGCGAGGAAAACCAGAGCGAGGGGGAGAGCAAAAAGCCAGAGCGACAAAAGAGCCGAGCCAGCGAGGGGGGAGCAGaccagaggaaaggggagagcaaAAAGCCAGAAGGCGAGAGGCAAGAGCCAGAGCGAGGAAAGGGGCAAGAGCccaaaggaggggagaggcaaggggccagagagaggagagaggcccaAGGGGCCAGAAGGGAGGAGCCCAAAAGCCAAAAGCGAGGAGAGAGCAAAgccagaaagcgagagagacaaaaagccagagcgggggagaggaaaacaagagccaaaaagagagagcaaaagccaGGCGAACCCAGAGGCCAAAAgccgaaaagaggaaaaaagagcaaGGCCCCAAGGGACGAGAGACAAAAGCCAGAGCGAGGGGAGAGCAAAAAACCAGAGCGAAAAAAAAGAGCAGAGCCCGAGGACGAGAGAGCAAAAGCAAGCAAAGGGGAGAGCAAAgccagggggaagagggggagagcaaGAGCCAGAACGAGGGGAGAGCAGAGcctagagggaagagagaagcggaaaaaaagggcccgagcgggggaggggagcaaggccagcgggaggggagcgagggaaaaagagaaagagccaaAAGCCCCAAAcccagagagcgagagccagagcggGGGAAAGGCGAAAAGCCAGAACGAGGAGGCAAGAGCCAGGCGAGGGGGAGAGCAAGGGGccagaagggggagagagaaagccagagcgAGAGGGGAGCAAAAGCCAGAAACGAGGGGAGAGCAAGACCAGACGCGGGGacaaataaaagccaaaaagCGAGGAAGAGAGCAAGAGCCAGAGCGACGAGGGGAGCAAGAAACcagaacgaggagagaggggagagccagaGCGGGAGAGAGCAAAAAGGCCagcgaggagagagcaagagccagaACGGGCGAGGAAAAGCAGagccagaggaggagagagcaagagccagaAGCGGGTAGAAAGCAAAAAgcccgagcgagagagagcgagagccaaaaACGAGGCGGGGAGCAAGAGccaaaaagcgaaagagagag is from Penaeus monodon isolate SGIC_2016 chromosome 12, NSTDA_Pmon_1, whole genome shotgun sequence and encodes:
- the LOC119579703 gene encoding conglutin alpha 2-like; the protein is MEEHEQQRARATKEKDKSDKKEKARVINERARATIEKETRKREGQEPGARGEQEPEHREQSPRTKRQKPEDGESKSQSEEGSKSPNEESGGRGARGRGARGARARAREKSKRAQNRGDKSQAGREGRNQSAKRARARAQESKKARARKRGETQKPRAGEQRPEPESEARGAKSKSQRGEREKGPEREGSKSQSQKTRKPGAEEKPEREKSKSRRGREQEPERERGEEPRARRAKSQSAQRARSQSAREQEPERERARARARESKSQSAREAQSPGRRREQEPSDERARAKRESQSPKRARPEARDKRKSARKGKSQSGESKSQRHQSADLENKLTTTPTSGSQRSPILDLFHPYQCICDELLVVSYDYCNVHLSNLEKDIILPMTMWFIYSMNELCPLSQYSMPQATDHTPLRKIKISQVFQTTIKGETQNILHGSKRLVSPAP